From the genome of Pseudomonas sp. AB6, one region includes:
- a CDS encoding ABC transporter permease subunit: MDGIFLQQMVNGLTLGSVYGLIAIGYTMVYGIIGMINFAHGDVYMISAYLAAIGLAVLSFFGVESFPFLILGTLVFTIVVTGVYGFVIERVAYKPLRNSTRLAPLISAIGISLILQNYAQIAQGARQQGVPTLLEGAWRFNVGTGFVQITYTKIFILIAAFVGMGVLTYIIKYTRLGRMCRATQQDRKMASILGINTDRVISYVFIIGAAMAALAGVLITMNYGTFDFYAGFIIGIKAFTAAVLGGIGSLPGAMLGGLILGVAESQFSGLINSDYKDVFSFGLLVLILIFRPQGLLGRPLVAKV, translated from the coding sequence ATGGACGGTATTTTCCTGCAACAAATGGTCAACGGTCTGACCCTCGGGTCAGTCTACGGTTTGATCGCCATTGGCTACACGATGGTTTACGGCATCATTGGTATGATCAATTTCGCCCATGGCGACGTATATATGATCTCGGCTTACCTGGCTGCTATCGGCCTGGCCGTCCTTTCTTTCTTCGGCGTGGAATCCTTTCCCTTCCTGATTCTGGGCACATTGGTGTTCACCATCGTGGTCACGGGCGTTTATGGATTCGTCATCGAGCGGGTCGCTTACAAACCGCTGCGCAACTCGACGCGACTTGCGCCGCTGATCAGCGCCATTGGTATATCGCTGATCCTGCAAAACTATGCGCAGATCGCTCAGGGCGCGCGGCAACAAGGCGTCCCCACCTTGCTCGAAGGCGCGTGGCGATTTAACGTCGGCACGGGCTTCGTGCAAATCACCTATACCAAGATCTTCATTCTCATTGCCGCGTTCGTCGGCATGGGCGTGCTGACCTACATCATCAAGTACACCCGGCTTGGCAGGATGTGCCGCGCGACCCAACAGGATCGCAAGATGGCCTCAATTCTCGGCATCAACACCGATCGGGTCATTTCCTACGTGTTCATCATCGGTGCCGCCATGGCCGCATTGGCGGGCGTGTTGATTACCATGAATTACGGCACGTTCGACTTCTACGCAGGCTTCATCATCGGCATCAAAGCGTTCACCGCCGCAGTACTGGGCGGTATTGGTTCATTGCCGGGTGCGATGCTGGGCGGTTTGATCCTGGGGGTTGCCGAGTCGCAGTTCTCCGGTTTGATCAACTCCGACTACAAAGACGTGTTCAGTTTCGGCCTGTTGGTATTGATCCTGATTTTCCGTCCTCAAGGCCTGCTGGGTCGCCCACTCGTGGCGAAGGTATAA
- a CDS encoding ABC transporter ATP-binding protein has protein sequence MSDEIVLSVENLMMHFGGIKALSDVSLKVRRNSIFALIGPNGAGKTTVFNCLTGFYKATGGKIELNVRGERTNVIKLLGESFKAIDFVSPKSFLSRVYYKMFGGTHLVNRSGLARTFQNIRLFREMSVIENLLVAQHMWVNRNLLAGILNTKSYRKAEDDAMSTAFYWLEVVNLVDCANRLAGELSYGQQRRLEIARAMCTRPQVICLDEPAAGLNPQETEALSGMIRLLRDEHDMTIVLIEHDMGMVMGISDDIVVLDHGNVIAVGGPEQIRNDPKVIAAYLGADEEELV, from the coding sequence ATGAGTGACGAAATCGTTCTCTCGGTCGAGAACCTGATGATGCACTTTGGTGGCATCAAAGCACTCAGTGATGTCAGCCTTAAGGTGCGTCGTAACTCAATCTTTGCTCTGATCGGCCCTAACGGCGCTGGCAAGACTACGGTTTTCAACTGCCTGACCGGGTTTTATAAAGCCACTGGCGGCAAGATCGAACTCAATGTCCGCGGCGAACGTACCAACGTCATTAAGCTGTTGGGCGAATCGTTCAAAGCGATTGATTTTGTTTCCCCGAAAAGCTTTCTCAGCCGCGTCTACTACAAAATGTTCGGCGGCACGCACTTGGTAAACCGCTCTGGTCTGGCTCGAACCTTTCAGAACATTCGTCTGTTCAGGGAAATGTCGGTCATCGAAAACCTGTTGGTGGCCCAGCACATGTGGGTCAACCGCAACCTGCTGGCCGGTATCCTCAACACCAAGAGCTATCGAAAGGCCGAAGATGATGCCATGAGCACCGCCTTCTATTGGCTGGAAGTGGTGAATCTGGTGGACTGCGCCAACCGTTTGGCCGGCGAATTGTCGTACGGTCAACAACGCCGCCTGGAGATCGCCCGGGCCATGTGTACCAGGCCACAGGTGATTTGCCTGGATGAACCGGCTGCAGGCCTCAACCCACAGGAAACCGAAGCGCTGAGCGGCATGATCCGTCTGCTGCGCGACGAACACGACATGACCATCGTGCTGATCGAACACGATATGGGCATGGTCATGGGCATCTCGGACGATATCGTCGTGCTTGACCACGGCAACGTGATTGCCGTTGGCGGGCCGGAACAGATTCGCAATGATCCAAAAGTAATTGCGGCTTACTTGGGCGCTGATGAAGAGGAGTTGGTATGA
- the livM gene encoding high-affinity branched-chain amino acid ABC transporter permease LivM: protein MDIKRSLIDAVVAGLLALIVFGPIVGIVLDGYSFNLQPTRVAWLVAAVMLGRFVISLFLQTPKGIAVSQSFETSGSGVHVLPPDHKSKLYWILPIVIAVVIIFPIFANKYLLTVVILGMIYVLLGLGLNIVVGLAGLLDLGYVAFYAIGAYGLALGYQYLGLGFWSALPLAAIAAALAGCILGFPVLRMHGDYLAIVTLGFGEIIRLVLTNWIGFTGGPNGVPVPSPTIFGLEFGRKAKDGGIPIHEFFHFDYNPNLKYLFIYIVLFLVVMAVLYIKHRLTRMPIGRAWEALREDEIACRSMGLNHVLVKLSAFTIGASTAGLAGVFFASYQGFVNPTSFSFFESALILAIVVLGGMGSTVGVVIAAFVLTVAPELLRSFSEYRVLLFGILMVLMMIWRPRGLIRISRTGVTPRKGVLINKRTAP from the coding sequence ATGGATATCAAACGTAGCCTGATCGACGCGGTGGTTGCCGGGTTACTGGCTCTGATTGTGTTCGGTCCTATCGTCGGCATCGTGCTCGACGGCTACAGCTTCAACCTGCAACCCACCCGCGTGGCGTGGCTGGTCGCGGCAGTGATGCTGGGGCGTTTTGTGATCAGCCTGTTTCTGCAAACCCCCAAGGGCATAGCGGTTTCCCAAAGCTTTGAAACCAGTGGCTCCGGTGTGCATGTACTGCCCCCGGATCACAAATCCAAGCTGTATTGGATCCTGCCTATCGTGATTGCGGTGGTCATCATCTTCCCGATCTTCGCCAACAAGTACCTGCTGACGGTGGTCATCCTCGGGATGATTTACGTGCTGCTGGGCTTGGGCTTGAACATCGTGGTCGGCCTGGCTGGCTTGCTCGATTTGGGTTATGTCGCGTTCTACGCCATTGGTGCCTATGGCTTGGCGCTGGGTTATCAATACCTCGGGCTTGGCTTTTGGTCGGCGTTGCCATTGGCGGCCATCGCTGCGGCGTTAGCGGGCTGTATTCTCGGATTTCCGGTATTACGAATGCACGGCGATTACCTCGCCATCGTGACCTTGGGCTTCGGTGAAATCATCCGTTTGGTACTGACCAACTGGATAGGTTTTACCGGCGGACCAAACGGCGTACCGGTTCCTTCGCCGACGATCTTCGGCCTGGAATTTGGCCGCAAGGCTAAAGACGGCGGCATTCCAATTCACGAGTTTTTCCACTTCGATTACAACCCGAACCTTAAATACCTGTTCATCTACATCGTCCTGTTTCTGGTCGTGATGGCGGTGCTGTACATCAAACACCGTCTGACCCGCATGCCGATTGGCCGTGCGTGGGAAGCCTTGCGCGAAGATGAGATTGCCTGCCGCTCCATGGGCCTGAACCACGTGCTGGTCAAGCTCTCGGCGTTCACTATCGGGGCATCGACTGCCGGTTTAGCCGGGGTGTTTTTCGCCAGCTACCAGGGCTTCGTTAACCCGACATCGTTCAGCTTCTTTGAGTCCGCGCTGATCCTGGCCATCGTTGTACTGGGCGGCATGGGCTCTACCGTCGGTGTGGTCATCGCGGCCTTCGTACTGACGGTCGCGCCGGAGCTGTTGCGTAGCTTCTCCGAATACCGCGTGTTGCTGTTCGGTATCTTGATGGTGCTGATGATGATCTGGCGTCCACGGGGTTTGATCCGCATCAGCCGTACCGGGGTGACACCGCGTAAAGGCGTTTTGATCAATAAGAGGACGGCGCCATGA
- a CDS encoding ABC transporter ATP-binding protein translates to MSVPILELKNIDVFYGPIQALKKVSLHIDEGETVSLIGSNGAGKSTLLMSIFGQPRAASGQIIYQGVDITQKSSHYIASHGIAQSPEGRRVFPDMSVEENLLMGTIPIGDKFASQDMQRMFELFPRLKERRNQRAMTMSGGEQQMLAIARALMSRPKLLLLDEPSLGLAPIVVKQIFSTLRELAKSGMTIFLVEQNANHALRLSDRAYVMVNGEIRLTGTGQELLSNDEVRNAYLGGH, encoded by the coding sequence ATGAGCGTACCCATCCTCGAATTGAAAAATATCGATGTGTTTTACGGGCCGATCCAGGCGCTGAAGAAAGTCTCGTTGCACATCGATGAGGGCGAGACCGTCAGCCTGATTGGCTCAAACGGCGCCGGTAAATCCACGTTGCTGATGTCGATTTTCGGCCAGCCACGGGCTGCCAGTGGACAGATTATTTACCAAGGCGTCGACATCACCCAGAAGTCCTCGCACTACATCGCTTCCCACGGCATTGCACAGTCGCCGGAAGGACGGCGCGTGTTTCCAGATATGAGCGTCGAGGAAAACTTGCTGATGGGCACCATCCCCATCGGTGACAAGTTCGCTTCGCAAGACATGCAGCGCATGTTTGAGCTGTTTCCCCGACTTAAAGAACGCCGCAATCAACGGGCGATGACCATGTCTGGAGGCGAGCAGCAGATGCTCGCCATTGCCCGCGCATTGATGAGCCGCCCCAAGCTGCTGTTGCTGGACGAGCCGTCGCTGGGCTTGGCGCCGATTGTGGTCAAACAGATCTTCTCAACGCTGCGCGAGCTGGCGAAGTCGGGCATGACCATCTTCCTTGTTGAACAGAACGCCAACCACGCGTTGCGGCTCTCGGATCGGGCCTATGTGATGGTCAACGGCGAGATTCGTCTGACCGGCACCGGACAAGAATTGTTGAGCAATGACGAGGTCAGAAACGCCTACCTTGGCGGTCACTGA
- a CDS encoding SDR family oxidoreductase encodes MTSTVFITGATSGFGEACARKFAEAGWSLVLTGRREERLNVLCAELSKQTKVHGLVVDVRDRAAMENAIAGLPAEFSTIRGLINNAGLALGVDPAPKCDLDDWDTMVDTNVKGLMYTTRLLLPRLIAHGRGAAIINLGSIAGNYAYPGSHVYGATKAFVKQFSLNLRCDLIGTGVRVTNLEPGLCESEFSLVRFAGDKERYDATYAGAEAIQPQDIADTIFWLMNTPAHVNVNSLELMPVSQTWAGFAIDRTRG; translated from the coding sequence ATGACGTCTACTGTATTCATTACCGGTGCCACTTCCGGCTTCGGCGAAGCCTGCGCCCGTAAATTTGCCGAAGCAGGCTGGTCGCTTGTGCTGACGGGTCGCCGTGAAGAGCGTCTGAATGTGTTGTGCGCTGAATTGTCGAAACAGACCAAGGTCCACGGCCTGGTAGTGGATGTGCGCGACCGTGCGGCCATGGAGAACGCTATCGCCGGTTTGCCGGCAGAGTTCTCGACCATTCGCGGATTAATCAACAATGCTGGTCTGGCCTTGGGTGTTGATCCTGCGCCGAAATGCGATCTGGACGACTGGGACACCATGGTCGATACCAACGTTAAAGGCCTGATGTACACCACCCGCTTGCTGCTGCCGCGCTTGATTGCTCACGGTCGCGGTGCGGCGATTATCAATTTGGGTTCAATCGCCGGTAACTACGCGTATCCGGGCAGCCACGTCTATGGCGCGACCAAAGCGTTCGTTAAGCAGTTCTCGTTGAACCTGCGCTGCGATTTGATTGGTACAGGCGTGCGGGTGACCAACCTTGAGCCGGGCCTGTGCGAAAGCGAGTTCTCGCTGGTGCGTTTTGCGGGCGACAAAGAGCGTTATGACGCGACGTACGCGGGTGCCGAAGCCATCCAGCCGCAAGACATCGCCGACACGATTTTCTGGCTGATGAACACCCCGGCGCACGTCAACGTCAACAGCCTGGAATTGATGCCGGTCAGCCAGACTTGGGCCGGCTTTGCGATTGACCGCACGCGCGGCTGA